In a genomic window of Bacteroidota bacterium:
- the der gene encoding ribosome biogenesis GTPase Der: MSHIVVIIGRPNVGKSTLFNRILGAREAIVDDKPGVTRDRHYGTAEWTGKRFTIIDTGGYVPNSEDLFEKAIREQAEIALGEANAVIFLVDAVSGITPIDGEIARILRKSLKKVYLVVNKVDSALREPDAAEFYRLGLGEPIAISALAGRKIGDFLDQITSGLGENGEEQEKDKRLKIAILGKPNVGKSSIVNALIGKPRQIVTNIPGTTRDSIDTVLRYQKEEIVLIDTAGLRRRSRITENVEFFGTIRSLKCIERCDVAILVVDAEAGVDRQDLRIMEGIAERHRGTVIAANKWDLVEKNDQTALAYERSLRALLRIYDYAPIVFVSALEKQRIHKLMDVAKAVLTEQRKHIPTKKLNDLLLKDIEKTPPSSSSGKEIRIKYITQVKSDHAAFAFFTNEPKLVQEKYRRFLERRLREHFSFAGVPVSVYFRKNR; this comes from the coding sequence ATGTCCCACATCGTCGTCATCATAGGCCGCCCGAACGTCGGGAAGTCCACGCTCTTCAACCGGATTCTCGGTGCGAGGGAGGCGATCGTCGACGACAAGCCCGGCGTGACGCGCGACCGCCATTACGGAACCGCGGAATGGACGGGCAAGAGGTTCACGATCATCGACACGGGCGGATACGTCCCGAACTCCGAGGATCTGTTTGAGAAGGCGATTCGCGAGCAGGCCGAAATCGCGCTCGGCGAGGCGAACGCGGTCATATTTCTCGTCGACGCCGTTTCGGGCATTACGCCGATCGACGGAGAGATCGCGCGCATCCTCAGGAAATCCCTGAAAAAGGTTTATCTGGTGGTCAACAAGGTCGACAGCGCTCTCCGGGAGCCTGATGCCGCGGAGTTTTACCGGCTGGGGCTCGGAGAACCTATCGCCATCTCTGCGCTCGCGGGGAGAAAGATCGGCGATTTTCTCGATCAGATCACCTCCGGCCTCGGTGAGAACGGGGAGGAGCAGGAAAAAGACAAACGGCTCAAAATTGCGATCCTCGGAAAGCCCAACGTAGGCAAATCGTCAATCGTGAATGCGCTGATCGGGAAACCGAGACAGATCGTGACGAATATTCCGGGGACGACCCGCGACTCCATCGACACGGTTCTGCGGTATCAGAAGGAGGAGATCGTCCTGATCGACACCGCCGGTTTGCGGCGACGGAGCCGCATCACGGAAAACGTCGAATTCTTCGGCACGATCCGGTCATTGAAATGTATCGAGCGGTGCGATGTCGCGATTCTGGTGGTCGACGCCGAAGCGGGGGTGGACCGGCAGGACCTCCGCATCATGGAAGGGATCGCGGAACGGCACCGGGGGACGGTCATCGCGGCGAACAAGTGGGACCTTGTGGAGAAAAACGACCAGACCGCTCTCGCGTACGAACGGTCGCTCCGTGCGCTCCTGCGCATTTACGATTATGCCCCCATCGTCTTCGTTTCCGCCCTGGAGAAGCAGCGGATCCACAAATTGATGGACGTTGCGAAGGCGGTCCTCACCGAACAGCGGAAGCATATACCGACAAAGAAGCTGAACGACCTGCTTCTCAAGGACATTGAAAAAACGCCGCCTTCATCCTCGTCGGGGAAGGAGATCAGGATCAAATACATCACCCAGGTGAAGAGCGACCACGCCGCGTTCGCCTTTTTCACGAACGAGCCGAAATTAGTCCAGGAAAAGTACCGGAGATTTCTGGAGAGAAGACTGCGGGAACACTTTTCCTTCGCCGGCGTCCCCGTGTCGGTCTACTTCCGGAAGAATCGCTGA
- a CDS encoding protein-L-isoaspartate(D-aspartate) O-methyltransferase: protein MDSRPRFAKSPDDPAARKPSRRFDLERDEMIELLRQRGIRDERLLRSMSVVDRQQFVPDPFINRAYDDSALPIGSSQTISQPYTVAFMTECLDLREGEKVLEVGTGSGYQAAILAEMGARVFSIERHMALLTGARGIIEKLGYDIASKCGDGTIGWKEFAPFDGVLVTAGAPDIPQPLLEQLADGGRLVIPIGDLDVQHLHVVTRTKDRYETRVVSGFKFVPLIGKKGWK from the coding sequence ATGGATAGCCGGCCCCGCTTCGCGAAATCCCCGGACGACCCGGCGGCCCGGAAACCCTCCCGAAGATTCGATCTGGAGAGGGACGAAATGATCGAGCTGCTCCGCCAGCGCGGAATCCGCGACGAGCGGTTGCTCCGGTCGATGTCGGTCGTCGACCGGCAGCAGTTCGTCCCCGACCCCTTCATCAACCGCGCCTACGACGATTCGGCCCTCCCGATCGGCAGCTCCCAGACGATCTCGCAGCCCTACACCGTCGCGTTCATGACGGAGTGCCTCGATCTCCGGGAAGGGGAGAAGGTGCTGGAGGTGGGGACCGGGTCGGGGTACCAGGCGGCGATCCTGGCCGAGATGGGAGCGCGGGTCTTCTCCATCGAGAGGCACATGGCGCTCCTGACCGGCGCGCGGGGGATCATCGAAAAACTCGGGTATGACATCGCGTCGAAATGCGGCGACGGCACGATCGGATGGAAGGAGTTCGCCCCGTTCGACGGCGTGCTTGTGACGGCCGGCGCGCCCGACATTCCCCAGCCTCTCCTGGAACAGCTGGCCGACGGCGGCAGGCTCGTCATCCCGATCGGCGATCTGGATGTCCAGCACCTTCATGTCGTGACCCGGACGAAGGACCGCTACGAGACCCGCGTGGTTTCGGGGTTCAAATTTGTTCCGCTCATCGGGAAGAAAGGGTGGAAGTGA
- a CDS encoding ATP-binding protein codes for MASLDSVFEYITEFMSQNGIDNSEAYSLQFVIEELFTNLMKYNRGGRSEIAVSLHKDQDSIVVQLTDFDVDEFDVTKVPDAKVDLPLEERKIGGLGVHLVRKMVDGMRYEYSDRVGRIIITKNLGRDDVQR; via the coding sequence ATGGCATCGTTGGATTCCGTGTTCGAGTACATCACGGAATTCATGTCCCAGAACGGGATCGACAACTCCGAGGCATATTCGTTGCAATTCGTCATCGAGGAGCTGTTCACAAACCTGATGAAGTACAACCGCGGGGGGCGGAGCGAGATCGCGGTGAGCCTCCACAAGGATCAGGATTCGATCGTCGTGCAGTTGACGGATTTCGATGTCGATGAATTCGATGTGACAAAGGTTCCCGATGCAAAGGTCGACCTGCCTCTCGAGGAGAGAAAAATCGGCGGGCTCGGGGTTCACCTTGTCCGCAAAATGGTGGATGGCATGCGGTACGAGTATTCCGACCGGGTGGGGAGAATAATTATCACGAAGAATTTGGGGCGGGACGATGTTCAGCGCTAA
- the cdaA gene encoding diadenylate cyclase CdaA: MELFNIGFLPVRLIDVIDIVLVSFIFYKLYMAMRGTVAAQIFVGLVLIIAFSFVTQAFNFKAMNWILSTLTDIWVIAFIVLFQPELRRLLVLVGRNRIVRMFLRLDVEESIEEIASAASELARKHHGMLVVVVRATGLRTFVETGLTLQARISRPLLVSIFNPRAPLHDGAVVVRDRVIEAARVTLPLSQTTRIGDAVLGMRHRAGLGISEQADVVSVIVSEETGMISLADNGILIRGLSPQQLRAELRSRLTVTAPQSARSVWKILRAHG, from the coding sequence GTGGAACTCTTCAACATAGGATTCCTTCCGGTCAGGCTCATCGACGTGATCGACATCGTGCTTGTCTCGTTTATCTTCTACAAGTTATACATGGCGATGCGAGGGACGGTCGCGGCCCAGATCTTTGTCGGACTGGTGCTGATCATCGCGTTTTCATTCGTGACCCAGGCGTTCAATTTCAAGGCGATGAACTGGATCCTGAGCACCCTCACCGACATCTGGGTGATCGCGTTCATCGTCCTCTTTCAGCCGGAACTCCGCCGCCTTCTCGTTCTGGTCGGACGCAACCGGATCGTCCGGATGTTTCTCCGGCTTGACGTGGAGGAGTCGATCGAGGAGATCGCGAGCGCGGCCTCCGAGCTCGCGCGGAAGCACCATGGAATGCTCGTCGTGGTGGTTCGAGCAACCGGCCTGCGCACCTTTGTCGAGACGGGCCTGACGCTGCAGGCAAGGATCAGCCGTCCCCTCCTTGTCTCCATCTTTAATCCGCGGGCGCCGCTTCACGACGGCGCCGTCGTCGTCCGTGACCGGGTGATCGAGGCGGCGCGGGTCACGCTTCCCCTCTCCCAGACGACGAGAATCGGGGACGCCGTGCTCGGCATGCGGCACCGCGCCGGGCTCGGGATCTCGGAACAGGCGGACGTCGTTTCGGTCATCGTCTCCGAGGAGACGGGCATGATTTCCCTCGCGGATAACGGAATTCTGATCCGCGGTCTTTCTCCCCAGCAGCTGAGGGCGGAATTGCGGTCGCGGCTGACCGTCACCGCCCCGCAGTCGGCGCGCTCGGTCTGGAAAATACTGAGGGCGCATGGATAG
- the upp gene encoding uracil phosphoribosyltransferase, which translates to MKNLTFIEHPLIKRDLTLLRDVRTPSNLFRSILRRAASLIAFEVTRDLRVRRVSVATPLERSTGHVVSDAVILVPILRAGLGLVGGFVEVLPDARVGHIGLYRDEATLKPIDYYLKFPRKLRDALVLVLDPMLATGGSAVTAVTLLKKKGAKRIRFVSLVAAPEGVRLLSKKHPDVKVYTCALDRQLNGRGYILPGLGDAGDRMFGTAE; encoded by the coding sequence ATGAAGAACCTGACGTTCATCGAACACCCGCTGATAAAGCGGGATCTCACGTTGCTGCGCGACGTACGCACACCGAGCAATCTGTTCCGCTCGATTCTCAGGCGGGCAGCCAGCCTGATCGCGTTCGAAGTGACGCGCGACCTGCGGGTCCGGCGTGTGAGCGTCGCGACTCCACTTGAACGGTCCACCGGCCATGTCGTTTCGGACGCCGTGATCCTCGTCCCGATCCTCCGCGCCGGCCTCGGGCTGGTCGGAGGGTTCGTCGAAGTCCTGCCCGATGCCCGGGTGGGACACATCGGACTCTACAGGGATGAGGCGACCCTCAAGCCGATCGATTATTATCTGAAGTTCCCCCGCAAATTGAGGGATGCTCTCGTTCTTGTTCTGGATCCCATGCTCGCCACCGGGGGGAGTGCGGTTACGGCGGTAACCCTTCTGAAGAAGAAAGGCGCGAAGCGGATCCGTTTTGTGAGTCTCGTCGCGGCACCGGAGGGGGTCCGGCTTCTTTCGAAGAAGCATCCCGATGTGAAGGTCTATACGTGCGCCCTCGACAGGCAGCTCAACGGCCGCGGGTATATCCTTCCCGGCCTCGGGGATGCCGGCGACCGGATGTTCGGGACCGCGGAGTAA
- a CDS encoding FAD-dependent oxidoreductase, which translates to MKTRRILVVGGLAAGPSAAAKAARTNPRAEVTLFEATETVSYGICESPYAIGGVIGDEEKLVSYTPERLRDEKGFGVKTLHRVEGINPSRHRISVRDIRNRTVSDVEYDKLIVATGATPLRLNVPGEEGRNVFHVSSRDDTRRILSSLETESPQRAVIIGGGYIGMEMSEALRLRGLDVTLLHRGRLPMAGLELETRERILGELERNGVHFVTNVAVEALLQDKETRVRHIHTNRGSFESDIVILCLGVAPNVRLAQGARIAVGEHLGIMTDEMQQTNVDSIYAAGDCCEVRNIVSGKRMYLPLATVASRAAWVAGENAAGGRASFKGAIRAIAVKVFSLEVAQVGLSTEEAVAAGFDAVSESITAFGKVALMPGSGKVTVRLILDRRSGRLLGANLYGAEGSVLRANTIGTAIQHKLTVDDLAGLDLIYAPPFAPLWDPILVAANQAKKKIHDDN; encoded by the coding sequence ATGAAGACACGGCGCATCCTCGTGGTCGGCGGACTCGCCGCCGGTCCCAGTGCGGCGGCAAAGGCGGCCCGGACAAACCCTCGCGCGGAGGTCACGCTCTTTGAAGCCACCGAGACGGTTTCGTACGGTATCTGCGAATCTCCCTACGCGATCGGGGGAGTGATCGGGGACGAGGAGAAGCTCGTCTCTTACACCCCCGAGCGCCTCCGGGACGAGAAAGGGTTCGGGGTAAAGACCCTTCACCGCGTCGAAGGGATCAATCCCTCCAGACACCGGATCTCGGTGCGGGACATCCGGAACCGGACCGTGTCCGACGTCGAGTATGACAAGCTGATCGTCGCGACCGGCGCGACCCCCCTGCGATTGAACGTGCCGGGGGAGGAAGGGCGGAACGTCTTCCATGTCAGCTCCCGCGACGATACCCGAAGAATTCTCTCCTCTCTCGAAACCGAATCGCCGCAACGCGCGGTCATCATCGGCGGCGGGTATATCGGCATGGAGATGTCCGAGGCCCTGCGTCTGCGGGGGCTGGACGTGACGCTCCTTCACCGGGGCCGGCTCCCCATGGCGGGCCTCGAGCTGGAAACCCGGGAGCGGATCCTCGGGGAGCTCGAGCGGAACGGAGTGCATTTTGTCACCAACGTCGCCGTCGAGGCGTTGCTCCAGGACAAGGAGACGCGGGTCCGGCACATTCACACCAACCGCGGCTCGTTTGAATCCGATATCGTCATCCTCTGCCTCGGGGTCGCGCCGAACGTCCGGCTCGCACAGGGGGCGCGGATCGCCGTGGGCGAACACCTGGGTATCATGACGGACGAGATGCAGCAGACGAATGTCGATTCCATCTATGCCGCCGGCGATTGCTGCGAGGTCAGGAACATCGTATCCGGAAAGCGCATGTATCTCCCCCTCGCGACCGTCGCGAGCCGCGCCGCATGGGTGGCGGGCGAAAACGCCGCGGGGGGCCGCGCGTCGTTCAAGGGGGCGATCCGCGCAATCGCGGTGAAAGTGTTTTCGCTCGAAGTCGCCCAGGTCGGGCTGAGCACCGAGGAGGCGGTTGCGGCCGGGTTTGACGCGGTCAGCGAATCGATCACCGCGTTCGGGAAGGTCGCGCTCATGCCCGGATCCGGGAAGGTGACGGTGCGCCTGATCCTGGACCGGCGGTCGGGCAGGCTCCTCGGGGCAAACCTGTACGGCGCCGAGGGTTCGGTCCTGCGCGCCAATACGATCGGGACCGCGATTCAGCATAAGCTCACCGTGGATGACCTCGCCGGCCTCGATTTGATCTATGCTCCGCCCTTCGCGCCGCTCTGGGATCCCATCCTCGTCGCGGCCAACCAGGCGAAGAAAAAGATTCATGACGACAACTGA
- a CDS encoding response regulator — protein METPPIHILIVEDNLEHQKITEYALKRNNVGGKFIVVRDGQEALDYLYRERKYRDPASSPVPDLILLDLNIPKRDGREVLKIIKEDASLKDIPVVIVSTSDREEDVTYAFQTGAVAYISKSGGFDKFNSEIGSVAQYARRPQTL, from the coding sequence TTGGAAACTCCCCCCATTCATATCCTCATCGTCGAAGACAATCTCGAGCACCAGAAGATCACCGAATATGCCCTGAAGCGGAACAACGTCGGGGGGAAGTTCATCGTGGTGCGGGACGGGCAGGAGGCCCTCGATTATCTCTACCGCGAGCGGAAGTACCGGGATCCGGCTTCATCTCCCGTTCCGGACCTGATTCTCCTCGACCTGAACATTCCAAAACGGGACGGGAGGGAAGTGTTGAAGATCATCAAAGAGGATGCTTCCCTCAAGGATATCCCCGTCGTCATCGTGAGCACGTCCGACCGCGAAGAGGATGTCACCTACGCGTTTCAGACCGGCGCCGTCGCCTACATCAGCAAGTCGGGCGGCTTCGACAAGTTCAACTCCGAAATCGGATCGGTGGCGCAGTACGCCCGGCGGCCTCAAACGCTTTGA
- a CDS encoding M61 family peptidase gives MIRGRFFRSVPALSVLLASCAWATFAQGVPRTLSLAVDARDAAGKILHVRESIPHPPGPLTLFYPKWIPGEHGPTGPVLDLVGLKITAGGAPVSWRRDLSEMYEIHCDLPGGQDRAELTFDFVLPADAAGFSSGASSTARLLVLSWNQVVLYPMEASPDSLIVNANLQLPESWKFGGALEVDRQSGNTIDFKPVSLAKLIDSPVLAGMHFRRIELGSAGGAAHYLDIASDGEPTLEMDDQLLEQYRNLVAEANSLFGAHHYNHYDFLLTLSDQVAHFGLEHHQSSDNRVAERSLVDDDLKKMASGLLPHEFVHSWNGKYRRPSGLATGDYSTPMKGDLLWVYEGLTQYLGKVLAARSGLRSPEVYREDLALLAARLDVRPGRQWRPLQDAADEAQLLYGARSDWESYRRGVDFYDESDLIWLEADVMIRRESKGRKSLDDFCRIFHGGKNTGPSVNPYTFEDVVATLNGVAPLDWRAFLTGRLKSLESHAPLGGIESSGWKLVYSDTPTPFEKSEEAARKTFDLRFSIGVQFDLEGGMLDVIPNSPAARAGLAPGMKLIAVGGRKYSKALLLDAIRESVRNTSPLEFLASNGEFYKTYMVDYHLGARYPHLVRIESRPDLLSSIIRPASPARTQRSQRY, from the coding sequence ATGATACGAGGACGTTTCTTCCGTTCCGTCCCGGCATTGTCCGTGCTTCTCGCCTCCTGCGCGTGGGCGACGTTCGCACAGGGAGTTCCCCGGACTCTTTCGCTTGCCGTCGATGCGCGCGATGCGGCGGGGAAGATACTTCACGTAAGAGAGTCCATCCCTCACCCGCCGGGGCCGCTCACCCTGTTTTATCCCAAGTGGATTCCGGGCGAGCATGGCCCGACCGGGCCGGTTTTGGATCTTGTCGGACTGAAGATCACCGCCGGAGGCGCGCCGGTGAGCTGGCGCCGCGATCTCTCGGAGATGTATGAGATTCATTGTGATCTCCCGGGGGGACAGGACCGGGCCGAGCTGACGTTCGATTTTGTCCTTCCGGCGGACGCAGCAGGGTTCTCCTCGGGGGCCTCATCGACAGCGCGGCTCCTCGTGCTGAGCTGGAATCAGGTCGTCCTCTATCCCATGGAGGCCAGCCCGGACAGCCTCATCGTCAATGCGAATCTTCAGCTTCCTGAGAGCTGGAAATTCGGGGGCGCGCTGGAAGTCGACCGCCAGTCCGGAAACACAATAGATTTCAAGCCGGTCTCTCTCGCCAAATTGATCGACTCTCCGGTGTTGGCCGGAATGCACTTCCGGCGTATCGAGCTTGGAAGCGCAGGCGGGGCTGCCCATTATCTTGACATCGCAAGCGACGGAGAACCGACTCTCGAGATGGACGACCAGCTCCTCGAACAGTACCGGAATCTTGTCGCCGAGGCGAACAGCCTGTTCGGTGCCCACCATTACAATCATTACGATTTTCTCCTCACGTTGAGCGATCAGGTGGCGCATTTCGGATTGGAACACCACCAATCGAGCGACAACCGCGTCGCCGAGCGCTCCCTCGTGGACGACGATCTGAAGAAAATGGCTTCCGGCCTCCTGCCCCATGAATTCGTGCATTCGTGGAACGGCAAGTACCGCCGCCCGTCGGGACTCGCCACGGGAGACTATTCGACGCCGATGAAAGGCGATCTCCTCTGGGTTTACGAAGGGTTGACCCAATATCTCGGGAAGGTTCTCGCCGCCCGGTCGGGCCTCCGGAGTCCGGAGGTGTACCGCGAAGATCTGGCATTGCTTGCCGCCCGGCTGGATGTCCGCCCCGGGCGGCAGTGGCGCCCCTTGCAGGATGCCGCCGACGAGGCGCAGCTGCTCTATGGCGCGCGCAGCGACTGGGAATCGTACCGTCGCGGCGTCGATTTCTACGATGAAAGCGACCTGATATGGCTCGAAGCGGATGTGATGATTCGAAGGGAATCGAAGGGGAGAAAATCGCTGGATGATTTCTGCCGTATCTTTCATGGCGGAAAGAACACGGGGCCTTCTGTGAATCCGTACACTTTCGAAGATGTCGTTGCCACCCTCAACGGAGTCGCCCCGCTTGACTGGAGGGCGTTCCTGACGGGGAGGTTGAAGTCCCTCGAATCCCATGCCCCTCTCGGGGGAATCGAATCGTCCGGGTGGAAATTGGTCTATTCCGATACTCCCACCCCGTTCGAGAAGTCCGAAGAGGCCGCCCGGAAGACGTTCGATCTCCGCTTCTCGATCGGCGTTCAGTTCGACCTCGAGGGAGGGATGCTGGACGTCATCCCGAATTCACCCGCGGCCCGGGCCGGGCTCGCACCGGGCATGAAACTGATCGCTGTCGGAGGCCGGAAATACTCGAAGGCGCTCCTGCTGGACGCCATCAGGGAAAGCGTTCGGAACACGTCCCCGCTCGAATTCCTCGCCTCAAACGGCGAGTTCTACAAGACGTACATGGTCGACTACCACCTCGGCGCGCGGTACCCGCATCTGGTGCGGATCGAATCGCGGCCGGACCTCCTTTCCTCCATCATCAGGCCCGCCTCTCCCGCCCGGACTCAGCGATCCCAGCGATACTGA
- a CDS encoding STAS domain-containing protein, whose amino-acid sequence MKISRQVQSGVAVLSLEGDFIGEMDRSNLSSNVQDLLADGNRWFVVDLRAVHHINSSGLGSLVSTLTTLRKAGGDLRLACANPGVRSLFEMTQLIRVFDFHDTMEHALAGYGTAGRQAPTGPGTTRS is encoded by the coding sequence ATGAAGATTAGCCGGCAGGTCCAGAGTGGCGTCGCGGTCTTATCGCTCGAGGGGGATTTCATCGGCGAAATGGACCGCTCGAACCTTTCCTCGAACGTTCAGGATCTTCTGGCAGACGGGAACCGTTGGTTTGTCGTCGATCTCCGGGCAGTCCACCATATCAACAGTTCCGGACTCGGATCTCTGGTCTCCACGCTGACGACGCTGCGCAAGGCCGGGGGGGATTTGCGACTGGCTTGTGCAAACCCGGGAGTCCGGAGCCTGTTCGAAATGACCCAGCTGATACGGGTGTTCGATTTTCACGACACGATGGAGCATGCCCTGGCAGGATATGGGACCGCCGGCCGCCAGGCCCCCACGGGTCCGGGCACGACCCGATCTTGA
- a CDS encoding STAS domain-containing protein — protein sequence MFSAKVGSNNEVQLVGRFDASQVAAAKEVLDKISTSSVIDFRELEYISSAGMGVLLATQKRLSESGHKLALVNLNKHIKDIFGYAGFDRVFEIR from the coding sequence ATGTTCAGCGCTAAGGTTGGAAGCAACAACGAGGTCCAGCTGGTCGGGAGATTCGACGCCTCGCAGGTTGCCGCTGCGAAAGAGGTTCTGGACAAAATCAGCACCTCCAGCGTCATCGATTTCCGGGAACTGGAGTATATATCGAGCGCAGGCATGGGGGTGCTCCTGGCGACCCAAAAAAGGCTGAGCGAATCCGGCCATAAACTCGCCCTGGTCAACCTGAATAAGCACATCAAGGATATTTTCGGGTACGCAGGCTTCGACAGGGTCTTCGAAATTCGCTGA
- the miaA gene encoding tRNA (adenosine(37)-N6)-dimethylallyltransferase MiaA: MTAARDPSRRVPVLVGPTASGKTSVSLLIAAQLGAEIISADSRQVFRCMDIGTAKPSLADRARVHHHFVDTLNPGEEFNAGEYGVRGRELIGKLFLRGKVPLVVGGSGLYVRALVDGFFEGVVPADPELRSGLSDRLRDEGAQTLLEELRKIDPAAASRMLPSNTRRIIRALEVYKLTGTPISELQKSRAAIPFVPVFAGLQWNRKELYARINRRVDSMIANGLVEEVKALIAAGSPFGANALKTTGYQEVFAYLAGELTLDEMVPLIKRNSRRYAKRQLTWFRRDERIRWFEVAREEDLPLVAGRIASFFSEGA, from the coding sequence GTGACGGCCGCGCGCGATCCTTCCCGCCGGGTACCCGTCCTGGTCGGCCCGACGGCATCGGGCAAAACTTCGGTTTCCCTCCTCATCGCCGCGCAGCTCGGCGCCGAAATCATCTCCGCGGATTCCCGCCAGGTGTTCAGGTGCATGGATATCGGTACGGCGAAACCCTCCCTTGCCGACCGCGCCCGCGTGCACCATCATTTCGTCGATACGTTGAATCCGGGCGAAGAGTTCAACGCCGGAGAATATGGAGTCCGGGGGAGGGAGCTGATCGGGAAGCTGTTCCTCCGCGGGAAGGTGCCTCTGGTCGTCGGCGGATCGGGGCTCTACGTGCGGGCGCTGGTCGACGGGTTCTTCGAGGGGGTGGTCCCGGCCGATCCCGAGCTCAGGAGCGGGCTCTCCGACCGCCTCAGAGACGAGGGGGCGCAAACGCTCCTCGAGGAATTGAGGAAGATCGATCCCGCGGCCGCATCACGCATGCTCCCCTCCAATACCCGGCGGATCATCCGCGCACTGGAGGTCTATAAATTGACCGGGACGCCGATCTCCGAGCTTCAGAAGTCGAGGGCCGCGATACCCTTCGTGCCGGTCTTCGCGGGGTTGCAGTGGAACCGGAAGGAACTCTACGCGCGGATCAACCGCCGGGTCGACTCGATGATCGCAAACGGGTTGGTCGAGGAGGTGAAGGCGCTGATCGCCGCGGGCAGCCCTTTCGGCGCGAACGCCCTCAAGACCACCGGATACCAGGAAGTCTTCGCGTACCTCGCCGGCGAACTGACGCTCGACGAGATGGTTCCGTTGATCAAACGGAACAGCCGCCGGTACGCGAAACGCCAGCTCACCTGGTTCCGCCGGGACGAACGAATCCGGTGGTTTGAAGTGGCGCGCGAAGAGGACCTTCCACTCGTAGCAGGGCGCATCGCGTCGTTTTTTTCGGAGGGGGCTTAA
- the folP gene encoding dihydropteroate synthase, with protein MAPSLKSSYRFGSVQYDLGARTHLMGILNVTPDSFSDGGKYYNHELAVRRGLEMVEEGADFIDVGGESTRPGSDPVPVEEEIRRTIPVIESLAKSTGIPISIDTTKSAVASRALDAGALVVNDVSGLRFDPLLADVVARNQASLVLMHMGGTPKTMQEHPEYVDVMASIVEFLREQTRVAGQKGIEQILVDPGIGFGKSVAHNTEIIRRLAELQELGYPVLIGPSRKSFIGKILDLPADERLEGTAAAVAAAIMNGAHVVRVHDLRQMKRVAMTVDAIIHPTLSL; from the coding sequence ATGGCCCCTTCCCTCAAATCGTCCTACCGGTTTGGGTCGGTCCAGTACGATCTCGGCGCCCGAACGCACCTGATGGGAATCCTCAACGTCACCCCCGATTCCTTTTCCGACGGCGGGAAATACTACAATCATGAACTCGCCGTACGGAGAGGGCTCGAGATGGTCGAAGAAGGGGCCGACTTCATCGATGTCGGAGGCGAATCGACCAGACCCGGCTCGGATCCGGTTCCGGTCGAGGAGGAGATTCGCCGGACGATCCCGGTGATCGAGAGTCTTGCCAAATCGACCGGCATCCCGATTTCCATCGACACCACGAAGTCCGCGGTCGCTTCTCGCGCCCTCGATGCCGGTGCGCTCGTCGTCAACGACGTTTCCGGGCTCCGTTTCGATCCCCTCCTCGCAGATGTGGTTGCACGGAATCAAGCCTCGCTCGTCCTGATGCACATGGGGGGCACTCCGAAAACGATGCAGGAACACCCCGAATATGTCGACGTGATGGCGTCGATCGTGGAGTTTCTGAGGGAACAAACACGGGTGGCCGGGCAGAAGGGGATAGAGCAGATTCTGGTCGACCCCGGCATCGGCTTCGGAAAGAGCGTCGCGCACAACACCGAGATCATCCGCCGCCTGGCCGAGCTGCAGGAGCTCGGGTACCCGGTCCTGATCGGCCCCTCCCGAAAATCGTTTATCGGGAAGATTCTCGATCTTCCCGCCGACGAACGGCTGGAAGGAACCGCAGCCGCCGTCGCCGCCGCGATCATGAACGGAGCCCACGTCGTCCGTGTGCATGATCTGCGGCAAATGAAACGCGTCGCGATGACCGTCGACGCAATCATCCACCCGACTCTCTCCCTCTGA
- a CDS encoding sigma-70 family RNA polymerase sigma factor, translating to MVRETLAGNRAAFESIVEKYHRVVYNVAIRIGNRAADAEDVTQTVFLKAYERLSEYNPSYKFFSWMYRIAVNESLNLRNHQKRYEELDHEIVSDDQTTEQLIDGQRLERIVEDGLMQLKLEDRIILVLSHFQDLSYTEIGYVLDIPDKTVKSRLYSARQALKNKLLSRQGIK from the coding sequence TTGGTCCGGGAAACGCTGGCAGGGAACAGGGCGGCATTCGAATCGATAGTCGAAAAGTACCACAGGGTTGTGTACAACGTTGCAATCCGAATCGGCAACCGTGCTGCAGATGCCGAGGATGTGACGCAAACGGTTTTCCTGAAGGCGTACGAGCGCCTCTCCGAGTACAACCCTTCTTACAAGTTCTTCAGCTGGATGTACCGGATCGCCGTCAACGAGTCCTTGAATCTTCGAAACCACCAGAAGCGATATGAAGAACTCGACCACGAAATTGTCTCCGATGACCAAACAACCGAACAGCTCATCGACGGGCAGAGGCTCGAGAGAATCGTCGAGGATGGACTCATGCAATTGAAGCTTGAAGACCGGATTATTCTCGTCTTGAGCCATTTTCAGGATCTCTCCTACACGGAGATCGGCTATGTGCTCGATATTCCGGACAAGACGGTGAAGTCGAGACTTTATTCAGCGAGGCAGGCGCTGAAAAACAAACTTCTCAGCAGGCAGGGGATTAAATGA